In the Acropora muricata isolate sample 2 chromosome 1, ASM3666990v1, whole genome shotgun sequence genome, one interval contains:
- the LOC136910467 gene encoding uncharacterized protein — MPTSCCVPQCTKKGYLDENGSKVSHFTFPDDQVLRKKWIHAIRRDVGIHFQLKKWTKVCSRHFREYDFIKTLSGRRELRKNAVPSLFSWTRTSPRKRKAPTVRKQFVKTRRVLLSETQTNEEPVERENASESEEDETNEIEGSTKQDVATQTNEIRSNGSADSDKEMNSQLIMIDLKTELERANRRIESLQQQMFTVDRFRGDDSSIKFYTGFPNWDTFNAVFKYLNPGNEGQNISYWVSKINVNVSAAVYEGENEESIRKKGRPRYLRPIDEFFAVMCRLRQGFAEEHLAHLFQVSVSTVSRIFITWINFMYLRLGQRNIWPTREVVNETMPEDFKHKYSSTRVIIDCTEVRCQMPSSLHLNGELFSNYKHHTTLKGLIGISPGGAITFISQLYTRSISDREIVVRSGLLDLPFQEKDSIMADKGFTIQDLLPLGVSLNIPPFLGSSAQMPAQDVVHTQEIASLRIHVERAINKIKNFHIWDGVVPLHQFGVVNQMWAICAILCNAQSNIISI, encoded by the coding sequence atgcctACGAGCTGCTGTGTGCCTCAATGCACAAAGAAAGGTTATCTTGACGAAAATGGTAGTAAAGTTTCTCACTTCACGTTTCCAGATGATCAGGTTCTGCGAAAAAAATGGATTCACGCTATTAGAAGAGATGTGGGAATACATTTTCAGCTAAAGAAGTGGACTAAAGTTTGCTCGAGGCATTTCAGAGAGTATGATTTCATCAAGACTCTCAGTGGTAGGAGAGAGCTGCGAAAGAATGCCGTTCCATCGCTGTTTTCTTGGACTCGAACCTCTCCTCGCAAGCGGAAAGCTCCCACCGTACGCAAACAATTTGTCAAAACAAGGCGTGTTCTCCTTTCAGAAACTCAAACAAATGAAGAACCGGTAGAAAGAGAAAACGCTTCGGAGAGCGAAGAAGATGAGACCAATGAAATTGAAGGCAGCACGAAACAGGATGTGGCGACGCAAACAAATGAAATTAGATCCAATGGCAGTGCTGATAGTGACAAAGAAATGAATTCTCAATTGATCATGATTGACTTAAAAACTGAACTTGAGAGGGCAAATCGGCGCATTGAGTCTCTTCAACAGCAGATGTTTACGGTCGATAGGTTTAGAGGTGATGACTCCTCCATCAAGTTTTATACTGGCTTTCCAAACTGGGATACATTCAATGCTGTTTTTAAATACCTAAATCCAGGAAATGAAGGGCAAAATATATCGTACTGGGTCTCAAAGATAAATGTGAATGTATCAGCAGCAGTATACGAGGGTGAAAATGAGGAATCAATTAGAAAAAAGGGAAGGCCAAGATACTTGAGGCCAATTGATGAGTTTTTTGCAGTTATGTGCAGACTGAGACAAGGGTTCGCGGAAGAGCATTTGGCACacctttttcaagtttcagtgTCAACAGTCAGCCGGATTTTTATCACATGGATTAATTTTATGTATCTGAGACTTGGTCAGAGAAACATTTGGCCCACACGAGAGGTTGTTAATGAGACCATGCCTGAAGATTTTAAACATAAATACAGCTCCACTAGAGTCATCATTGATTGCACTGAGGTCAGATGCCAAATGCCCAGTAGTCTACACTTAAATGGCGAGTTATTTAGTAATTACAAACACCACACAACCCTAAAAGGTTTGATTGGCATTTCTCCTGGTGGAGCAATAACTTTTATTAGCCAATTGTATACTCGGAGCATTTCTGATAGGGAAATAGTGGTAAGAAGTGGTTTGTTAGATTTACCATTTCAGGAGAAAGATTCCATCATGGCTGACAAGGGATTCACCATACAGGACTTGCTCCCTTTGGGAGTGTCACTAAACATCCCACCCTTCCTTGGTAGCTCTGCACAAATGCCAGCACAAGATGTAGTTCACACCCAAGAAATTGCCAGTCTGCGCATACATGTTGAGCGAGcaattaacaaaataaaaaatttccacATTTGGGATGGGGTGGTGCCCCTCCACCAGTTTGGTGTTGTAAATCAAATGTgggcaatttgtgcaattttgtgtAATGCCCAATCCAATATCATTTCTATTTAA
- the LOC136907357 gene encoding uncharacterized protein isoform X2, with the protein MAAQNDEHLVMIPLEEMENRNLDREDERVVDRGDRANYDEIEVKFDKDFWLKVQERVKSKRLSWSRAMDEVHADCLMEKYGKNVLLVIIHEWPQRPKYKEEPEVLPSLEYLISRLTEIILERDTKEDYKYFRVASEGDLTRPTLLHLAAAQNFLHVSKALVEHYPGLMYIYSKEQEEKPSCLPVELALMEYKDDTAAYLISQMRHDRVQKLFLCKENEEQTQTKFYFGDYISRQDEKTKEPLMKKTVLAILDKHINPRWPYLPEMREDEENDSELERVFSSVPDDPMHYDFFYHILEADDKGRKPQIEVATEVGEHEAFLNTGMIANPKFNDKSLSCLRRLAESGHKEAIQHPVVRMLVSKKWNDFARFWFRVQAAFYVLFLTVLSFALIHGSTQDDPTQYSGKANGLRLFCEALSIIFLMFYFFEEVNQALRITGLYTKTLAKIVYLDITRFCVVFVVIFLGFCGSMYMALKATASQKHFSNFGWLMLAAVRALFEQQPVEEDYSKFSWLAILILLSYMAMVIVIMLNILIAQMSYTYSEAKRTAKLQYAVDTMLITARLEYSRFARLNFRVKNYTPGQWIGEKKLANEMLEYSEDSHPWETMEEKLTNIRELMRKVVRKWKDTDPLESVHDKLDNLTIIAEKLPVPWGE; encoded by the exons ATGGCTGCCCAAAACGACGAGCATTTAGTAATGATTCCTcttgaagaaatggaaaacagAAACTTAGATCGCGAAGATGAGAGAGTAGTTGATAGAGGGGACCGTGCTAACTATGATGAGATTGAGGTGAAATTTGACAAGGATTTTTGGCTGAAG GTTCAAGAGAGAGTTAAAAGTAAGAGGTTATCCTGGAGCAGAGCAATGGATGAAGTGCATGCAGATTGCTTGATGGAAAAATATGGAAAGAATGTGCTTCTTGTGATAATCCATGAATGGCCGCAGAGACCAAAGTACAAAGAAGAGCCAGAAGTACTTCCAAGTTTAGAATATTTG ATTAGTCGCCTGACAGAAATCATTCTTGAAAGGGACACCAAAGAAGATTACAAATATTTCCGTGTAGCTTCAGAGGGAGACCTTACTCGCCCAACGTTGCTGCATCTTGCTGCTGCGCAGAATTTCTTGCATGTCTCAAAAGCCTTGGTGGAACATTATCCAGGTCTCATGTACATATACAGCAAAGAACAGGAGGAGAAGCCCAGTTGTTTACCAGTTGAGTTAGCTTTGATGGAATACAAAGATGATACAGCAGCTTATTTGATATCGCAAATGCGACATGATAG AGTACAAAAGCTATTTCTATGCAAAGAAAATGAAGAGCAGACCCAAACGAAGTTTTATTTTGGAGATTACATCAGCCGCCAAgatgagaaaacaaaggaacccctgatgaag AAAACAGTGCTGGCGATTTTAGATAAACACATCAATCCGCGATGGCCTTATTTACCGGAGATGAGAGAGGACGAAGAAAATGACAGTGAACTGGAGCGAGTTTTCAGTAGCGTGCCAGATGATCCCATGCACTACGACTTCTTTTATCACATACTGGAAGCAGATGACAAGGGAAGGAAGCCTCAGATTGAAGTCGCCACTGAAGTGGGCGAGCATGAGGCTTTTCTGAACACTGGAATGATTGCGAATCCCAAATTCAACGACAAATCTTTGTCATGTCTGAGACGACTTGCAGAAAGTGGACACAAG gaGGCAATTCAACACCCTGTGGTCCGAATGCTTGTCTCCAAGAAGTGGAACGATTTCGCTCGTTTTTGGTTTCG CGTTCAAGCAGCATTCTATGTTCTCTTCCTGACTGTGTTGTCCTTTGCGCTTATTCATGGTTCAACTCAAGACGACCCAACGCAGTACAGTGGTAAAGCTAATGGCCTGCGCTTGTTCTGTGAAGCCCTTTCTATcatttttcttatgttttacTTTTTTGAGGAGGTCAACCAAGCGCTACG GATCACTGGCTTGTACACcaagactctcgccaagataGTCTACCTTGACATAACTCGCTTTTGTGTTGTATTTGTCGTCATTTTTCTTGGATTTTGTGGCTCCATGTATATGGCACTTAAGGCTACAGCATCACAGAAACATTTCAG CAATTTCGGCTGGTTGATGTTGGCTGCTGTTCGAGCTCTGTTTGAACAACAACCTGTTGAAGAAGACTATTCGAAATTCAG TTGGCTTGCAATACTCATTCTCTTGTCCTATATGGCCATGGTGATTGTTATCATGCTGAATATCCTCATTGCTCAGATGAGTTACACTTACAGCGAGGCTAAGCGAACAGCTAAGCTACAATACGCTGTGGACACCATGTTGATTACCGCTCGCTTAGAGTACAGCCGATTCGCTAGACTG AACTTTAGGGTGAAGAATTACACACCTGGGCAATGGATTGGTGAGAAGAAGTTAGCAAACG AAATGCTGGAATATTCCGAGGACAGCCATCCCTGGGAAACAATGGAGGAGAAGCTGACAAACATCAG GGAACTGATGAGAAAAGTAGTGAGAAAATGGAAGGACACAGATCCATTAGAGAGCGTACATGACAAGCTGGACAATTTGAC GATAATCGCCGAAAAGCTTCCAGTCCCTTGGGGCGAGTAA
- the LOC136907357 gene encoding uncharacterized protein isoform X1 encodes MAAQNDEHLVMIPLEEMENRNLDREDERVVDRGDRANYDEIEVKFDKDFWLKVQERVKSKRLSWSRAMDEVHADCLMEKYGKNVLLVIIHEWPQRPKYKEEPEVLPSLEYLISRLTEIILERDTKEDYKYFRVASEGDLTRPTLLHLAAAQNFLHVSKALVEHYPGLMYIYSKEQEEKPSCLPVELALMEYKDDTAAYLISQMRHDRVQKLFLCKENEEQTQTKFYFGDYISRQDEKTKEPLMKKTVLAILDKHINPRWPYLPEMREDEENDSELERVFSSVPDDPMHYDFFYHILEADDKGRKPQIEVATEVGEHEAFLNTGMIANPKFNDKSLSCLRRLAESGHKEAIQHPVVRMLVSKKWNDFARFWFRVQAAFYVLFLTVLSFALIHGSTQDDPTQYSGKANGLRLFCEALSIIFLMFYFFEEVNQALRERQTYIKDPYNYFDWLGLILTILVIPLRIGGVDCQWSVAAVGYLFNFLRLFKFSCIFRITGLYTKTLAKIVYLDITRFCVVFVVIFLGFCGSMYMALKATASQKHFSNFGWLMLAAVRALFEQQPVEEDYSKFSWLAILILLSYMAMVIVIMLNILIAQMSYTYSEAKRTAKLQYAVDTMLITARLEYSRFARLNFRVKNYTPGQWIGEKKLANEMLEYSEDSHPWETMEEKLTNIRELMRKVVRKWKDTDPLESVHDKLDNLTIIAEKLPVPWGE; translated from the exons ATGGCTGCCCAAAACGACGAGCATTTAGTAATGATTCCTcttgaagaaatggaaaacagAAACTTAGATCGCGAAGATGAGAGAGTAGTTGATAGAGGGGACCGTGCTAACTATGATGAGATTGAGGTGAAATTTGACAAGGATTTTTGGCTGAAG GTTCAAGAGAGAGTTAAAAGTAAGAGGTTATCCTGGAGCAGAGCAATGGATGAAGTGCATGCAGATTGCTTGATGGAAAAATATGGAAAGAATGTGCTTCTTGTGATAATCCATGAATGGCCGCAGAGACCAAAGTACAAAGAAGAGCCAGAAGTACTTCCAAGTTTAGAATATTTG ATTAGTCGCCTGACAGAAATCATTCTTGAAAGGGACACCAAAGAAGATTACAAATATTTCCGTGTAGCTTCAGAGGGAGACCTTACTCGCCCAACGTTGCTGCATCTTGCTGCTGCGCAGAATTTCTTGCATGTCTCAAAAGCCTTGGTGGAACATTATCCAGGTCTCATGTACATATACAGCAAAGAACAGGAGGAGAAGCCCAGTTGTTTACCAGTTGAGTTAGCTTTGATGGAATACAAAGATGATACAGCAGCTTATTTGATATCGCAAATGCGACATGATAG AGTACAAAAGCTATTTCTATGCAAAGAAAATGAAGAGCAGACCCAAACGAAGTTTTATTTTGGAGATTACATCAGCCGCCAAgatgagaaaacaaaggaacccctgatgaag AAAACAGTGCTGGCGATTTTAGATAAACACATCAATCCGCGATGGCCTTATTTACCGGAGATGAGAGAGGACGAAGAAAATGACAGTGAACTGGAGCGAGTTTTCAGTAGCGTGCCAGATGATCCCATGCACTACGACTTCTTTTATCACATACTGGAAGCAGATGACAAGGGAAGGAAGCCTCAGATTGAAGTCGCCACTGAAGTGGGCGAGCATGAGGCTTTTCTGAACACTGGAATGATTGCGAATCCCAAATTCAACGACAAATCTTTGTCATGTCTGAGACGACTTGCAGAAAGTGGACACAAG gaGGCAATTCAACACCCTGTGGTCCGAATGCTTGTCTCCAAGAAGTGGAACGATTTCGCTCGTTTTTGGTTTCG CGTTCAAGCAGCATTCTATGTTCTCTTCCTGACTGTGTTGTCCTTTGCGCTTATTCATGGTTCAACTCAAGACGACCCAACGCAGTACAGTGGTAAAGCTAATGGCCTGCGCTTGTTCTGTGAAGCCCTTTCTATcatttttcttatgttttacTTTTTTGAGGAGGTCAACCAAGCGCTACG GGAACGGCAAACATATATCAAGGATCCGTATAActattttgattggcttggTTTGATCTTAACTATCCTTGTGATTCCTCTCCGGATTGGTGGTGTCGATTGTCAGTGGAGCGTAGCTGCAGTCGGATACTTGTTCAATTTTCTCAGACTTTTCAAGTTCTCCTGCATTTTTAG GATCACTGGCTTGTACACcaagactctcgccaagataGTCTACCTTGACATAACTCGCTTTTGTGTTGTATTTGTCGTCATTTTTCTTGGATTTTGTGGCTCCATGTATATGGCACTTAAGGCTACAGCATCACAGAAACATTTCAG CAATTTCGGCTGGTTGATGTTGGCTGCTGTTCGAGCTCTGTTTGAACAACAACCTGTTGAAGAAGACTATTCGAAATTCAG TTGGCTTGCAATACTCATTCTCTTGTCCTATATGGCCATGGTGATTGTTATCATGCTGAATATCCTCATTGCTCAGATGAGTTACACTTACAGCGAGGCTAAGCGAACAGCTAAGCTACAATACGCTGTGGACACCATGTTGATTACCGCTCGCTTAGAGTACAGCCGATTCGCTAGACTG AACTTTAGGGTGAAGAATTACACACCTGGGCAATGGATTGGTGAGAAGAAGTTAGCAAACG AAATGCTGGAATATTCCGAGGACAGCCATCCCTGGGAAACAATGGAGGAGAAGCTGACAAACATCAG GGAACTGATGAGAAAAGTAGTGAGAAAATGGAAGGACACAGATCCATTAGAGAGCGTACATGACAAGCTGGACAATTTGAC GATAATCGCCGAAAAGCTTCCAGTCCCTTGGGGCGAGTAA